CGTGAGGAGTAGCAGCCCACCTCCAGCCGATTCACCGCACGCCACGATCCGCTTCGGCCCGGGCGAAACCAGCAGTGCCCGGTAGACGGCGAGCGCATCATCGAGTGCCGCCGGAAAAGGATGCTCGGGAGCTAGCCGGTACTCAACGCTGACTATGTCGGGGCCGCCGTCTGCGCAAACCTCAGCCTGGGTCAGGGCTTGACGCGCCGAGCCGAGGGCGAAGGCTCCGCCGTGGAGGTAGAGCAGGGTCCCGCGTGTGCCGCCACCGGAGGACAGCCGCACTACTGGGACGCCACCGATTGTCTCCTCGGTGAGGGTGACACCCCGAGGAACGCGCATGAATCGTTCGACCCTGCTGTTGGCTTGCCGCTCGCGGGCCAGTTCGACCGGCGCGCCTTCTCGACGCCGTGCGCGCGCTCCGGCCAGCGCGCCCACCACCCGCATGGGCAGGCTCGGGCCAGGGTGGGCTGCGTCCCGTGGCACGAATGCGTCGGTCACGATGCGCCTTGGGTGGCCGCGGCTCCGGTCGCGGGACGGCTCAGCGCCAAGAGGTCCTGAAACATCGACAGCGGGACGGCGTCTCCAAGCATGTCGACGACCTTCTGCATCGGCATCGAGCCGATCATGCGGAGCAGTTCAGGCGTCGGGGCTGGGATGTTGCTGTCGCTGGGCACCCCGGTGGCCAGGGCGGTGAGGAGCGCCGGTCCGACCGTCGGGTGCGTGTGCCATTCCTCGACGGTGGAGTCGAACGTGAGCTCATGAGTCCACGCGTCGCCAGCGAGATCGACGGTCTGCTCGAGCTGCACGGTCGCGGCGTCCTGGCACACCTGAACGGTGTGAGCGCCTGGTGCGACGGCCCACCCGGCCCGCTCGACGTCCCAGTAGGCGAAGGCGCGGCGGTCCAGACGCACGGGCACGGTGCGAGCCTCACCCGGCTCCAGGTGGACCTTGGCGAATCCCCGCAGCTCGCGCACCGGTCGGCGTACCGGCCCCGCGGTGGTCGAGACGTAGACCTGAACGACGTGGGCGCCGGCACGGTCCCCAGTGTTCGTGACAGTCACTTTCGCCTCGACCGTGCCCGGGCCGGTGACTTCTGTGGACAACTCGCTGGTGGCGAAGGTCGTGTACGACAGCCCGTGCCCGAACGGGTAGCGGGCCTTGATGCCGACCGTCTCGTGCCACCGGTAGCCGACCATCACGCCCTCGCCGTAGCGCACGTGACCTTGCTCGCCGGGGAAGTTGACGTAGCTGGCGGTGTCGGTCAGCCGTGCGGGGACGGTCTCGGCGAGTCGGCCAGATGGATTAGTGACGCCGAACAGCAGGTCGGCGACCGCACCACCGCCGGCCTGACCGAGCAGGTGTGTCTCCAAGATGCCGTCCACCTCCTCGTGCCAGCCTTCGACGGCGACCACACCGCCGTTGGAAAGCACCACCACCGTGCGCTTGGCGGATCGAGCCACTGCCCGGATGAGCTCGACCTGGACGGTTGAGAGAGCCAGATCCGCGCGGTCGAAGCCCTCAGACTCATCAGGCTCAGCCAGCCCGGCGAACACCACCGCGACGTCGACCGAGCGCGCCACAGCAACGGCGGCCGCTTGAAGCATCTCCTCCGAGTTACCGGCCTTGCTGGACACGTCGGCTGAGGTGTAACCCGGCGTGAAGACGATCTCGCAGCCGTGCTCGGCGCCCCGAGCTTGGATCTCGGTCAGGGGGACGTCGACGCGGGTGGCGTTCACCCGGGAGCTCCCGCCGCCCTGGAAGCGGGGCGTGCGAGCGAACTCGCCGATGACGCCGATCCGGGCGCCAGGAGCAAGGGGCAGCGCGTCGTTGTTCTTGAGCAGTACAGCGCATTGCGCGGCAAGGGTGCGGGCCAGCGAATGATGCGCGTCAAGGTCGAGGTCGCCCGCTGTCCGAGCGTCGGACTCAGGGGCGTGCTCCGTGGTCTGACGGGTCAGGGCGAGGACTCGGTTGACCGCTGCGTCGACGATGCTCTCGTCAAGCGTGCCGTCGTTGACGGCTTCGACAATGCGGTGGCTGCTCTTTCCACCGGTGCCCGGCATTTCCAGGTCCAGTCCAGCGATGAGCGAGGCGACTGGGTCGTGGACGGCCCCCCAGTCCGAGATGACGGCGCCCTCGAAGCCCCACTCGTCTCGCAACAGGTCGGTGAGGAGCCACCGGTTCTCCGCGGCGTAGACCCCGTTGAGCTTGTTGTAGGCGCACATGATGGTCGCGGGAGCTGCCTCAGCAACCACCCGCTCGAATGCCGGCAGGTAGATCT
This genomic interval from Nocardioides scoriae contains the following:
- a CDS encoding alpha/beta hydrolase fold domain-containing protein; amino-acid sequence: MTDAFVPRDAAHPGPSLPMRVVGALAGARARRREGAPVELARERQANSRVERFMRVPRGVTLTEETIGGVPVVRLSSGGGTRGTLLYLHGGAFALGSARQALTQAEVCADGGPDIVSVEYRLAPEHPFPAALDDALAVYRALLVSPGPKRIVACGESAGGGLLLLTLQRALQEGMAMPAAAVAVFPWADLSMSGPSATANLGKDLLSRSELVQEAAWFAGDRDLQDPAVSALQGSFQGFPPTWIPVGTHDVLLDDARRVARAMAAAGVDVDLDEWPGAIHGFTALPLPEGRRYRRRLRDFVDTRMP
- a CDS encoding glycoside hydrolase family 3 C-terminal domain-containing protein, with the translated sequence MTHVHAGDLTLEEKAGLLSGRDFWTTQPIDRADVASIVLTDGPHGVRRQAAAAADHLGENTSQPATCFPPAVAVGSSWDPDVAEQIGEAVGREARALGVHVVLGPGVNMKRSPLCGRNFEYYSEDPLLAGVLATAHVRAQQAQGVGAALKHFAANNQETERMRVSADVDMRTLREIYLPAFERVVAEAAPATIMCAYNKLNGVYAAENRWLLTDLLRDEWGFEGAVISDWGAVHDPVASLIAGLDLEMPGTGGKSSHRIVEAVNDGTLDESIVDAAVNRVLALTRQTTEHAPESDARTAGDLDLDAHHSLARTLAAQCAVLLKNNDALPLAPGARIGVIGEFARTPRFQGGGSSRVNATRVDVPLTEIQARGAEHGCEIVFTPGYTSADVSSKAGNSEEMLQAAAVAVARSVDVAVVFAGLAEPDESEGFDRADLALSTVQVELIRAVARSAKRTVVVLSNGGVVAVEGWHEEVDGILETHLLGQAGGGAVADLLFGVTNPSGRLAETVPARLTDTASYVNFPGEQGHVRYGEGVMVGYRWHETVGIKARYPFGHGLSYTTFATSELSTEVTGPGTVEAKVTVTNTGDRAGAHVVQVYVSTTAGPVRRPVRELRGFAKVHLEPGEARTVPVRLDRRAFAYWDVERAGWAVAPGAHTVQVCQDAATVQLEQTVDLAGDAWTHELTFDSTVEEWHTHPTVGPALLTALATGVPSDSNIPAPTPELLRMIGSMPMQKVVDMLGDAVPLSMFQDLLALSRPATGAAATQGAS